In Chelmon rostratus isolate fCheRos1 chromosome 4, fCheRos1.pri, whole genome shotgun sequence, a genomic segment contains:
- the LOC121604992 gene encoding leukocyte elastase inhibitor-like isoform X2, translating to MAAISNSNTRFALELLRTLSQANPSGNIFVSPLSISSALAMVYLGAKGDTAAQMAQALSFSCGEGVHADFETLNADINSPSASYILKLANRLYGENTANFLPQFLEATQKYYQADLKAVDFIGAPEACRGEINSWVEQQTENKIKDLLKPGTVSSMTRLALVNAIYFKGNWMNRFDEANTKEMPFKVNQNENRSVQMMYQMRKLPYNYIPELGLQILELPYVDEELSMFILLPEESPDGSDSLLKLENELTREKLDEWTNRENMDVHSEILVHLPKFKLEEDYELNEPLAKLGMTDVFCAAKADLSGMNGDTGLFLSTVAHKAFVEVNEEGTEAAAATASMIAFCMLREEHFTADHPFLFFIRHNKTKSILFLGRFSSPQ from the exons ATGGCCGCCATCAGCAACTCAAACACAAGGTTTGCCTTGGAGCTGCTGCGCACTCTGAGCCAAGCAAATCCCAGCGGCAACATCTTTGTCTCCCCGCTGAGCATCAGCTCGGCCCTGGCGATGGTTTACCTGGGCGCGAAAGGAGACACTGCTGCTCAGATGGCACAG GCCCTGTCCTTCAGCTGCGGTGAGGGCGTCCACGCAGACTTTGAGACACTGAACGCTGACATCAACTCACCCTCTGCATCATACATCCTGAAACTAGCCAACCGGCTTTATGGAGAAAATACTGCCAACTTCCTGCCG CAATTCCTGGAAGCCACACAGAAGTACTACCAGGCAGACCTGAAGGCTGTTGATTTCATCGGGGCTCCAGAGGCGTGCAGAGGGGAAATCAACAGCTGGGTCGAGCAGCAGACGGAAA ataAGATTAAAGACCTTCTGAAGCCAGGAACAGTCAGTAGTATGACGAGATTGGCTCTGGTTAATGCCATCTACTTCAAGGGAAACTGGATGAACCGCTTTGATGAGGCAAACACCAAAGAGATGCCTTTTAAAGTCAACCAG AATGAGAACAGGTCGGTCCAGATGATGTACCAGATGAGGAAGCTGCCCTACAACTACATTCCTGAGCTCGGTCTGCAGATCCTGGAGCTGCCGTACGTGGATGAGGAGCTGAGCATGTTCATCCTGCTGCCCGAGGAGTCCCCAGAcggctctgactctctgctgaaG CTGGAGAATGAGCTAACACGGGAGAAGCTGGACGAATGGACCAACAGGGAAAACATGGACGTGCACTCAGAAATCCTCGTTCACCTGCCCAAGTTCAAGCTGGAGGAAGACTACGAGCTGAACGAGCCTCTGGCCAAACTGGGCATGACAGACGTGTTCTGCGCGGCGAAGGCCGATTTGTCCGGCATGAACGGTGACACGGGACTCTTCCTGTCTACAGTGGCCCACAAGGCCTTTGTGGAGGTGAACGAGGAGGGGACGGAGGCGGCCGCAGCCACAGCAAGCATGATAGCTTTCTGTATGTTGAGGGAGGAACACTTCACAGCAGACCaccctttcctcttcttcatcaggCACAATAAGACCAAGTCCATCCTCTTCCTCGGCAGGTTCTCGTCTCCTCAGTAG
- the pycr3 gene encoding pyrroline-5-carboxylate reductase 3 isoform X2 has product MDPEMDSQLKIGFIGAGNMAFGIAKGILSGNVLPVNVKVSAPSSRNLGRFQELGIPITHSNIEVVCGSDVVFVAVKPHLVPLVLNEISQHVTDRHIIVSVAAGVTLSTLEELLPENSVAIRLMPNLPCLVQEGALLFARGSHAKQEDGALLRSLLHRCGLVEEGPESWIDIHTGLSGSGVAFVYLFAEALAEGAVKMGMPSALAHSIASQTVLGAGRLLRDSGKHPAQLRSEVCTPGGTTIYGLHTLEQGGVRASTMSAVESATERARELGRKSAAGCRK; this is encoded by the exons ATGGACCCTGAGATGGACTCGCAGCTGAAGATTGGATTTATTGGTGCAGGGAACATGGCCTTCGGCATCGCAAAGGGCATCTTGTCTG gaaatgttctCCCTGTGAACGTCAAAGTGAGCGCACCATCCTCCAGGAACCTGGGACGCTTTCAG GAGCTCGGGATTCCCATCACTCACTCCAACATAGAGGTGGTCTGTGGGTCAGATGTGGTTTTTGTAGCAGTCAAACCTCACCTGGTCCCACTAGTTCTTAATGAGATCTCACAACATGTCACTGACCGACACATTATTGTGTCTGTTGCAGCAGGAGTAACACTGTCAACACTGGAAGAG CTCCTGCCAGAGAATTCGGTTGCCATCAGGCTGATGCCAAACCTCCCATGTTTGGTTCAGGAAGGGGCTCTCCTGTTCGCGCGGGGATCCCATGCAAAACAGGAGGACGGAGCTCTGCTTCGCTCCTTGTTGCACCGCTGTGGTTTGGTGGAGGAGGGACCTGAGTCCTGGATTGACATCCACACTGGACTGAGCGGGAGCGGAGTCGCTTTT GTGTATCTGTTTGCTGAAGCGCTGGCAGAAGGAGCTGTTAAAATGGGAATGCCAAGTGCTCTGGCACACAGCATTGCATCTCAAACTGTTCTG GGTGCTGGGAGGTTGTTGCGTGACTCCGGGAAGCATCCAGCTCAGCTCCGCTCTGAGGTCTGTACGCCAGGCGGAACAACCATCTACGGGCTTCACACCCTGGAACAGGGCGGCGTGAGGGCGTCGACCATGAGCGCCGTGGAATCTGCCACCGAAAGAGCCAGGGAGCTGGGCCGAAAGTCAGCTGCAGGATGCAGGAAATGA
- the LOC121604992 gene encoding leukocyte elastase inhibitor-like isoform X1 yields the protein MESPSHASLQENNTSSVMAAISNSNTRFALELLRTLSQANPSGNIFVSPLSISSALAMVYLGAKGDTAAQMAQALSFSCGEGVHADFETLNADINSPSASYILKLANRLYGENTANFLPQFLEATQKYYQADLKAVDFIGAPEACRGEINSWVEQQTENKIKDLLKPGTVSSMTRLALVNAIYFKGNWMNRFDEANTKEMPFKVNQNENRSVQMMYQMRKLPYNYIPELGLQILELPYVDEELSMFILLPEESPDGSDSLLKLENELTREKLDEWTNRENMDVHSEILVHLPKFKLEEDYELNEPLAKLGMTDVFCAAKADLSGMNGDTGLFLSTVAHKAFVEVNEEGTEAAAATASMIAFCMLREEHFTADHPFLFFIRHNKTKSILFLGRFSSPQ from the exons ATGGAATCACCATCACACGCGAGCCTCCAG gaaaacaataCATCATCAGTCATGGCCGCCATCAGCAACTCAAACACAAGGTTTGCCTTGGAGCTGCTGCGCACTCTGAGCCAAGCAAATCCCAGCGGCAACATCTTTGTCTCCCCGCTGAGCATCAGCTCGGCCCTGGCGATGGTTTACCTGGGCGCGAAAGGAGACACTGCTGCTCAGATGGCACAG GCCCTGTCCTTCAGCTGCGGTGAGGGCGTCCACGCAGACTTTGAGACACTGAACGCTGACATCAACTCACCCTCTGCATCATACATCCTGAAACTAGCCAACCGGCTTTATGGAGAAAATACTGCCAACTTCCTGCCG CAATTCCTGGAAGCCACACAGAAGTACTACCAGGCAGACCTGAAGGCTGTTGATTTCATCGGGGCTCCAGAGGCGTGCAGAGGGGAAATCAACAGCTGGGTCGAGCAGCAGACGGAAA ataAGATTAAAGACCTTCTGAAGCCAGGAACAGTCAGTAGTATGACGAGATTGGCTCTGGTTAATGCCATCTACTTCAAGGGAAACTGGATGAACCGCTTTGATGAGGCAAACACCAAAGAGATGCCTTTTAAAGTCAACCAG AATGAGAACAGGTCGGTCCAGATGATGTACCAGATGAGGAAGCTGCCCTACAACTACATTCCTGAGCTCGGTCTGCAGATCCTGGAGCTGCCGTACGTGGATGAGGAGCTGAGCATGTTCATCCTGCTGCCCGAGGAGTCCCCAGAcggctctgactctctgctgaaG CTGGAGAATGAGCTAACACGGGAGAAGCTGGACGAATGGACCAACAGGGAAAACATGGACGTGCACTCAGAAATCCTCGTTCACCTGCCCAAGTTCAAGCTGGAGGAAGACTACGAGCTGAACGAGCCTCTGGCCAAACTGGGCATGACAGACGTGTTCTGCGCGGCGAAGGCCGATTTGTCCGGCATGAACGGTGACACGGGACTCTTCCTGTCTACAGTGGCCCACAAGGCCTTTGTGGAGGTGAACGAGGAGGGGACGGAGGCGGCCGCAGCCACAGCAAGCATGATAGCTTTCTGTATGTTGAGGGAGGAACACTTCACAGCAGACCaccctttcctcttcttcatcaggCACAATAAGACCAAGTCCATCCTCTTCCTCGGCAGGTTCTCGTCTCCTCAGTAG
- the LOC121604993 gene encoding GDP-L-fucose synthase-like: MSCQGDRTVPMRVLVTGGSGLVGRAIQHVVKEEGVAKEGEEWIFLSSKDADLTNMEATRAVFEKHRPTHVIHLAAMVGGLFKNMKYNLDFWRTNVYINDNVLQAAHAVGVVKVVSCLSTCIFPDKTTYPIDETMIHNGPPHDSNFGYAYAKRMIDVHNRAYFQQHGRCYTAVIPTNVFGPHDNFSIEDGHVLPGLIHKAYIAQKEEKPLVVWGSGAPRRQFIYSLDLARLFLWVLREYPEVDPIILSVGEEDEVSIKEAAEAVVQALDFKGEVVFDTSKSDGQFKKTASNAKLRRYLPDFTFTPFKQALKETCDWFVANNDSARK, translated from the exons ATGAGCTGTCAGGGCGATCGCACTGTTCCGATGAGGGTGTTGGTGACAGGAGGATCCGGCTTGGTGGGCAGGGCCATACAGCACGTGGTCAAAGAGGAGGGGGTAGCCAAGGAGGGGGAAGAATGGATATTCCTCTCGTCCAAAGATGCCGACCTCAC GAACATGGAGGCGACACGGGCGGTGTTTGAAAAACATCGGCCAACCCACGTCATTCACCTGGCTGCTATGGTTGGGGGGCTTTTCAAGAACATGAAGTACAACCTGGACTTCTGG AGAACCAATGTCTACATCAATGATAACGTGCTGCAGGCAGCACATGCAGTTGGTGTGGTCAAGGTTGTTTCCTGCCTATCCACCTGCATCTTTCCTGATAAGACCACCTACCCTATCGACGAGACAATG ATCCATAATGGTCCACCCCATGATTCGAACTTTGGCTACGCCTATGCGAAGAGAATGATTGATGTTCATAACAG gGCATATTTCCAGCAGCATGGACGCTGCTATACAGCTGTGATTCCCACTAATGTGTTTGGTCCTCATGACAACTTCAGCATTGAGGATGGTCATGTGCTGCCAGGCCTCATCCACAAAGCTTACATTGCTCAAA AGGAGGAGAAGCCCCTGGTGGTCTGGGGCTCCGGCGCGCCCAGAAGACAGTTCATTTACTCTTTGGACCTGGCTCGTCTCTTCCTGTGGGTCCTGAGAGAGTATCCAGAGGTCGATCCAATCATTCTCTCTG ttggagaggaagatgaagtgTCTAtcaaagaagcagcagaagcagttGTGCAAGCACTAGACTTTAAAGGAGAGGTGGTG TTTGATACCAGTAAATCAGACGGCCAGTTCAAAAAGACAGCCAGCAATGCAAAGCTGCGCCGCTACCTGCCGGACTTCACCTTCACACCCTTCAAACAAG CTTTAAAGGAAACCTGTGATTGGTTTGTTGCCAACAATGACTCAGCCCGGAAGTGA
- the pycr3 gene encoding pyrroline-5-carboxylate reductase 3 isoform X1: MDDSGIKKQNWDVKETELFLEILKELDMKKCLDGRKVRNNKLFKVAHRRMTAAGYHRSVDQLKFRWKLLKSAYYKCKREPDSPAPTKIQGWWRYEKTMIAIMESRHPLVGAGVNSDRNDEVTEDSDGEASMLHWPQPCADNSTQNLDLIIKMDPEMDSQLKIGFIGAGNMAFGIAKGILSGNVLPVNVKVSAPSSRNLGRFQELGIPITHSNIEVVCGSDVVFVAVKPHLVPLVLNEISQHVTDRHIIVSVAAGVTLSTLEELLPENSVAIRLMPNLPCLVQEGALLFARGSHAKQEDGALLRSLLHRCGLVEEGPESWIDIHTGLSGSGVAFVYLFAEALAEGAVKMGMPSALAHSIASQTVLGAGRLLRDSGKHPAQLRSEVCTPGGTTIYGLHTLEQGGVRASTMSAVESATERARELGRKSAAGCRK; the protein is encoded by the exons ATGGATGACTCCGGTATCAAGAAGCAGAACTGGGACGTGAAGGAGACGGAGTTATTTCTGGAAATCCTCAAGGAGCTGGACATGAAGAAATGCTTAGACGGTAGGAAAGTGAGGAATAACAAACTCTTCAAGGTGGCACACAGGAGAATGACAGCGGCCGGTTATCACAGATCTGTGGACCAATTAAAGTTTCGCTGGAAACTTCTCAAAAGTGCGTATTACAAGTGCAAGAGAGAACCCGACTCCCCGGCGCCGACCAAAATACAGGGTTGGTGGCGCTATGAAAAGACAATGATAGCTATCATGGAGTCCAGACACCCCCTGGTCGGAGCTGGGGTCAACTCTGACAGGAATGATGAAGTGACAGAAGACTCGGATGGAGAAGCCTCAATGCTGCACTGGCCGCAGCCCTGCGCGGACAATTCCACTCAGAACCTGGATTTAATT ATCAAAATGGACCCTGAGATGGACTCGCAGCTGAAGATTGGATTTATTGGTGCAGGGAACATGGCCTTCGGCATCGCAAAGGGCATCTTGTCTG gaaatgttctCCCTGTGAACGTCAAAGTGAGCGCACCATCCTCCAGGAACCTGGGACGCTTTCAG GAGCTCGGGATTCCCATCACTCACTCCAACATAGAGGTGGTCTGTGGGTCAGATGTGGTTTTTGTAGCAGTCAAACCTCACCTGGTCCCACTAGTTCTTAATGAGATCTCACAACATGTCACTGACCGACACATTATTGTGTCTGTTGCAGCAGGAGTAACACTGTCAACACTGGAAGAG CTCCTGCCAGAGAATTCGGTTGCCATCAGGCTGATGCCAAACCTCCCATGTTTGGTTCAGGAAGGGGCTCTCCTGTTCGCGCGGGGATCCCATGCAAAACAGGAGGACGGAGCTCTGCTTCGCTCCTTGTTGCACCGCTGTGGTTTGGTGGAGGAGGGACCTGAGTCCTGGATTGACATCCACACTGGACTGAGCGGGAGCGGAGTCGCTTTT GTGTATCTGTTTGCTGAAGCGCTGGCAGAAGGAGCTGTTAAAATGGGAATGCCAAGTGCTCTGGCACACAGCATTGCATCTCAAACTGTTCTG GGTGCTGGGAGGTTGTTGCGTGACTCCGGGAAGCATCCAGCTCAGCTCCGCTCTGAGGTCTGTACGCCAGGCGGAACAACCATCTACGGGCTTCACACCCTGGAACAGGGCGGCGTGAGGGCGTCGACCATGAGCGCCGTGGAATCTGCCACCGAAAGAGCCAGGGAGCTGGGCCGAAAGTCAGCTGCAGGATGCAGGAAATGA
- the bmb gene encoding protein brambleberry, which yields MGHPLIHHLCFLLLSVLACQCPAVSGLFEWLKRTEAPPAAAPPAAAAAVPALVAKDAQFEMGTADEKFLAEAKHMEISPLDNCHYRVVARLKASCESLSEEQLAKLGVVLFNCQAESEGRQTYPCTEEMTIKECTADMDSDTWNAYHIVSNRARSVCYATRQQLFRRRAEHTVNALISTATSQLDAMKDLKEGQLELKELTAASLDKLLDGHSALQAQQGKLFEGQGHMENSLRDNLERLGQEKALIVSGQELVAQLIQGITKRMENVSERLQIQGSEVQDSHKAIVKDLADVRHQAQDIYHKIDHSMLEFLQYQDQTSQYYTDLMTKLERMNSTLGFMLRYLDMMQGRIDERLHMIQGYLGWAGLSLTAMWTCIAHAGYFVLGAVLLSFLRCPGFSRALLLLTVPLNAVAEVNQQPALDLSGLSLLLLTLSLGHWFVNQCWACFKVRRQPAAPLPLAPCDIVEPQKQSVSSCHSRPPSSTPQKDEKDGFIEQEDLLNLDSFISGDFGISAVSPPHRKPMPESRFMPIIGTPNHSTPRLVPQPVLSAALVDDIPPKNLGGVFDVVNDLPDFVNNSRSSSPTPSLISNSSLSGRQLCNGITKTGKACKKRAVPGQEYCRVHEGGHTSYVHS from the exons ATGGGCCACCCCCTGATCCACCAcctgtgtttcctgctgctcagcGTGCTGGCCTGTCAGTGTCCTGCAGTCAGCGGGCTGTTTGAGTGGCTGAAGAGGACAGAggcacctccagcagcagcacctcctgcggcagcagcagcagtcccaGCACTCGTCGCAAAGGATGCTCAGTTTGAGATGGGAACTGCTGATGAGAAGTTTTTGGCTGAGGCAAAGCATATGGAGATCAGCCCATTAGACAACTGTCACTACAGG GTAGTCGCCCGGCTGAAGGCAAGCTGTGAAAGCCTCTCAGAGGAGCAGCTCGCGAAGCTTGGAGTCGTACTGTTTAACTGCCAGGCAGAGAGTGAGGGGCGCCAGACCTACCCATGTACAGAGGAAATG aCTATAAAGGAGTGCACAGCAGACATGGATTCAGACACATGGAATGCTTACCACATAGTGAGCAACAGAGCGCGCTCTGTTTGCTACGCAACTCGTCAGCAGCTCTTCCGACGCAGAGCTGAGCACACTGTCAACGCTCTCATCTCTACAGCCACGAGCCAACTAGACGCAATGAAGGACCTGAAg GAGGGccagctggagctgaaggaACTGACTGCAGCCTCCTTGGACAAGCTGCTGGACGGTCACAGTGCTCTGCAGGCCCAACAGGGGAAACTGTTTGAGGGGCAGGGGCACATGGAGAATTCACTGAGGGACAACCTGGAGCGTCTGGGCCAGGAGAAAGCCCTCATCGTCTCTGGACAGGAACTGGTAGCCCAGCTCATTCAGGGCATCACAAAGAGAATGG AGAATGTGAGCGAGCGTCTGCAGATCCAAGGCTCAGAGGTGCAGGACAGCCACAAGGCGATTGTTAAAGACCTGGCAGATGTGAGACACCAAGCTCAGGACATCTACCACAAAATAG ACCACAGTATGTTGGAGTTTCTGCAGTACCAGGACCAGACCTCACAGTACTACACTGACCTGATGACCAAACTGGAGCGCATGAACAGCACCCTGGGATTCATGCTGCGCTACCTCGATATGATGCAGGGCCGGATTGATGAAAGGCTTCACATGATCCAGGGCTACCTTGGCTGGGCAG GCTTGAGCCTGACAGCTATGTGGACGTGTATTGCACATGCTGGCTACTTCGTGCTGGGTGCAGTCCTGCTGTCCTTCCTGCGTTGTCCAGGTTTCTCTCGAgctttgctgctgctcactgtgcCTCTCAATGCAGTGGCTGAAGTCAACCAGCAGCCGGCGCTGGATCTGTCCGgcctcagcctgctgctgctcacgcTCTCTCTGG GTCACTGGTTTGTGAACCAGTGCTGGGCCTGCTTCAAGGTGAGAAGACAGCCGGCCGCTCCGCTGCCACTGGCCCCGTGTGACATCGTGGAGCCACAGAAGCAGTCAGTTTCATCCTGTCACTCACGTCCACCCTCCTCTACACCGCAGAA AGATGAAAAGGATGGCTTCATTGAGCAAGAAGACCTGTTGAATCTAGACAGTTTCATATCAG GTGACTTTGGCATATCTGCAGTGTCTCCCCCTCACAGGAAGCCAATGCCTGAGTCCAGGTTTATGCCGATCATTGGCACACCCAATCACTCCACTCCCAGACTTGTGCCACAGCCAGTTCTTTCAGCA gCTCTGGTTGACGacatccccccaaaaaacctgGGAGGTGTTTTTGATGTAGTGAACGACTTGCCAGATTTCGTGAACAACTCACGAAGTTCGAGTCCAACCCCATCACTCATCAGCAACAG CTCTCTATCGGGCCGTCAGCTGTGTAACGGTATCACAAAAACGGGGAAGGCCTGTAAGAAGAGAGCTGTGCCGGGACAGGAGTACTGCAGAGTCCATGAAGGGGGGCACACCTCCTACGTTCACTCCTAA